In one window of Posidoniimonas corsicana DNA:
- a CDS encoding LamG domain-containing protein, translating into MVQLAHGVARIQLLAGPEVIVEAPAEVSIVDDHGIYVHQGRVSATAEGRITLQTALAAVEGEDSECSAVVEPDQPLQVFCHRGDIRVVSLRPGESRPAVLRELGPSEGAEFYWAPDASSSKVVSIEHPGDIVRDWSQVTDRFHPYEQVVLGDRPVAYWPLMHVRRNRRVLDLTQHGFDGQSVGAWPSESKAVALTQERGAYFDGGCYIEPDTKPRVDLTNGFTIEGWANVTGGPEYQSVFTSRWVLGAGTSTQQCFGFTLYAGADDRWQFWSGSGEYGAGWQALTSDEPLERHRWTHVAARFRPLREAEGQWVEGAVELYVDGELAAEGVHRMSLIDFEWPARIGAAEFVPKSLTSWLFQGELRDIALYDYPLDDTQLQAHHKRGRGAT; encoded by the coding sequence GTGGTGCAGCTTGCCCATGGGGTTGCACGGATCCAACTGCTGGCGGGGCCCGAGGTGATCGTTGAGGCGCCCGCCGAAGTTTCGATCGTCGATGATCACGGGATCTACGTGCATCAGGGCCGCGTCAGCGCTACCGCCGAAGGGCGGATTACGCTGCAGACCGCACTGGCGGCGGTGGAAGGTGAGGACTCCGAGTGTTCGGCAGTGGTCGAGCCCGACCAACCGCTGCAAGTGTTTTGTCACCGCGGCGATATAAGAGTGGTTTCCCTCCGGCCCGGGGAGAGTCGTCCAGCAGTGCTGCGAGAGCTCGGGCCGTCTGAAGGCGCAGAGTTTTACTGGGCACCCGACGCTTCATCCTCCAAGGTTGTGTCAATCGAGCATCCGGGCGATATCGTCCGCGATTGGTCGCAGGTGACCGATCGGTTTCACCCCTATGAACAGGTTGTCTTGGGTGATCGGCCCGTCGCCTACTGGCCCCTGATGCACGTGCGCCGTAACCGCCGGGTGTTGGATCTGACGCAGCACGGGTTCGACGGCCAATCGGTTGGCGCGTGGCCGTCTGAGTCGAAAGCGGTTGCGCTGACCCAGGAACGCGGCGCCTACTTTGATGGCGGTTGCTACATCGAACCCGACACCAAGCCGCGGGTAGATCTCACCAACGGTTTTACCATCGAGGGCTGGGCGAACGTCACCGGCGGTCCCGAGTACCAGTCGGTGTTTACGTCTCGCTGGGTGCTGGGGGCGGGCACATCCACCCAGCAGTGCTTCGGGTTTACCCTTTACGCGGGCGCTGACGACCGCTGGCAGTTCTGGAGCGGCTCGGGCGAGTACGGGGCAGGTTGGCAGGCGCTCACCAGCGATGAGCCGCTGGAGCGACACCGCTGGACACACGTTGCGGCCCGGTTCCGACCACTGAGGGAAGCGGAGGGCCAATGGGTGGAAGGGGCGGTTGAGCTGTACGTCGATGGAGAGCTGGCCGCGGAAGGCGTTCATCGGATGTCGCTGATAGACTTCGAGTGGCCCGCCCGAATTGGAGCGGCGGAGTTCGTGCCAAAGTCACTGACATCGTGGCTCTTCCAGGGCGAATTGCGAGATATTGCTTTGTACGACTACCCGTTAGATGACACACAGCTGCAGGCGCACCACAAGCGAGGCAGGGGCGCCACCTGA
- a CDS encoding Gfo/Idh/MocA family protein: MTRIGVVGIGFMGMVHYLSYLQIPGAEVTAVCSRDARRRAGDWTGIKGNFGPAGSQVDLSEVASFASLDEVIACPEVDLVDLCLPPALHADAAVRALEGGKHVFCEKPMAMTVAECDRMMAAAEANGRILLIGHVLPYFPEYAWALGEIRSGRHGAVLGGTFRRLIADPAWLDNYWDADQVGGPMLDLHVHDAQFIRLAFGMPTVVTTRGSQRSGLPARWHSLFEFESPGISAHCEGGVVGQPGRPFLHGFEIQLERAALMFEFAVSHPESGVDHAAYRCQPTILDEAGTATPVSLGDGDPMRAFEAELTHVVDVLSNGADPGPLAAAAARDAVEICRLETASLKAALN, from the coding sequence GTGACACGCATCGGCGTCGTCGGCATTGGTTTCATGGGGATGGTGCACTACCTCTCCTACTTGCAGATCCCTGGCGCTGAGGTGACCGCGGTTTGCAGTCGGGACGCTCGCCGCCGGGCTGGGGATTGGACCGGAATCAAAGGCAATTTTGGGCCCGCCGGCTCGCAGGTGGACCTATCTGAGGTGGCGTCGTTCGCGTCGCTCGATGAGGTCATTGCCTGCCCTGAAGTGGACCTGGTTGACCTGTGCCTGCCGCCAGCGCTCCACGCGGACGCCGCGGTCCGTGCGCTGGAGGGCGGGAAGCACGTGTTCTGCGAAAAGCCGATGGCCATGACTGTCGCGGAGTGCGACCGCATGATGGCCGCCGCCGAGGCCAACGGCCGAATTCTGCTGATCGGTCACGTTCTGCCCTACTTCCCCGAGTACGCCTGGGCGCTGGGCGAGATCCGTTCGGGTCGCCACGGGGCGGTCTTGGGCGGGACCTTCCGGCGGCTGATTGCCGACCCGGCTTGGCTCGATAACTACTGGGACGCCGACCAGGTCGGCGGCCCAATGCTCGACCTGCATGTCCACGACGCGCAGTTCATCCGCTTGGCGTTCGGAATGCCCACCGTCGTTACGACCCGTGGATCCCAACGATCGGGGTTGCCCGCGCGTTGGCACAGCCTGTTCGAGTTCGAATCGCCGGGGATCTCGGCCCACTGTGAGGGCGGCGTCGTCGGGCAGCCGGGCAGGCCGTTCCTGCACGGTTTTGAGATCCAATTAGAACGCGCTGCGCTGATGTTCGAGTTTGCGGTATCTCACCCCGAGTCTGGAGTCGATCATGCCGCTTACCGCTGCCAGCCGACCATTCTCGACGAGGCCGGAACGGCTACCCCAGTCAGCCTAGGCGACGGCGATCCCATGCGGGCGTTCGAGGCCGAACTGACCCACGTCGTCGACGTGTTGAGCAACGGCGCTGACCCGGGCCCGCTTGCCGCAGCCGCCGCACGTGACGCGGTGGAGATCTGCCGACTCGAAACCGCCAGCCTCAAGGCGGCTCTAAACTAA
- a CDS encoding papain-like cysteine protease family protein, with amino-acid sequence MSTLAPHVDIPFCPQQRLDGAERTCGAAALMMVYGSFNSRPRLADVWRSVAQPGPNGPRVPTHRLAADAIASGKPAVCLKSGHDPSECLRWLLNAGWRVIVNHLFDRQSHEGHFSVLLEVDAHTVVLHDPLRGPSRRVTLPRFLDDWLPASPTEEVPGGMLVAIGAKRFADLDDDRCPECALPFPLPPELGVGWETAWNRRWQAAFCPHCDACVVPTWRPVTQDA; translated from the coding sequence GTGAGCACCCTCGCACCGCACGTAGACATTCCCTTTTGCCCGCAGCAGCGTCTTGACGGCGCCGAGCGCACCTGCGGCGCCGCGGCGTTGATGATGGTCTACGGTTCCTTCAACTCACGTCCCAGGCTAGCGGACGTGTGGCGGTCGGTTGCACAGCCGGGTCCAAACGGCCCGCGGGTGCCCACGCATCGGCTGGCCGCTGACGCAATCGCGAGCGGCAAGCCGGCGGTCTGCCTGAAGTCGGGACACGACCCTTCAGAGTGTCTGCGATGGCTGCTTAACGCGGGCTGGCGCGTGATTGTGAATCACCTATTTGATCGGCAAAGCCACGAGGGTCACTTCTCCGTCCTGCTTGAAGTCGACGCGCACACGGTCGTCCTCCACGACCCCCTACGTGGCCCGTCACGGCGGGTGACACTGCCGCGGTTTCTCGACGATTGGCTGCCCGCCTCGCCCACGGAGGAGGTGCCAGGCGGGATGCTGGTTGCCATCGGCGCCAAACGCTTCGCGGATCTCGATGACGACCGCTGCCCTGAGTGCGCGTTACCGTTCCCGCTGCCTCCCGAGCTGGGGGTCGGATGGGAAACCGCTTGGAATCGGCGTTGGCAGGCGGCGTTCTGTCCGCACTGCGACGCCTGCGTTGTGCCCACATGGCGGCCCGTGACGCAAGACGCGTAG
- a CDS encoding Gfo/Idh/MocA family protein: MAPVLASGESTAPAVHSGGDDTIRVGLIGCGGRGNGAAIDALHADPNAKLVALGDTFADRFESTLAAVEFDEKVGDQVDVTPERMFSGFDAYKGVIDCGVDVVLLTTPPHFRPQHFEYAVAKGKHCFVEKPVAVDVPGLMRVAAASEQAKSKGLAVVSGLCWRYDPGVRATMEQIQNGAIGDIIAIESSYNGGALWHRGDKSDWSRMEYQIRNWLYYTWLSGDIIGEQAIHSLDKTAWLLGDASPVKAMGLGGRQQRVQSKYGNVWDHFSVFYEYPAGQSVYFTCRQQDGCSMHVDELVHGTKGKAQILAHQITGENKWKYDGPKPSMYRVEHEELFRSIRDGKPIDNSDYMINSTMIGIMGRVAAYTGKTLSWEDAMSSSERLGPAEYAWTDVPEPSVAVPGVTAFA, translated from the coding sequence ATGGCCCCCGTGCTTGCCAGTGGCGAGTCGACGGCGCCGGCTGTGCATTCGGGCGGCGACGACACCATTCGAGTCGGCCTGATTGGGTGCGGCGGACGCGGCAACGGGGCTGCGATTGATGCTCTGCATGCCGATCCGAACGCCAAACTGGTAGCGCTTGGCGACACGTTTGCTGACAGATTCGAAAGCACCCTGGCCGCCGTCGAGTTTGACGAAAAGGTTGGCGATCAGGTGGATGTCACGCCGGAACGCATGTTTTCCGGGTTTGATGCTTACAAGGGGGTGATTGACTGTGGCGTTGACGTTGTGCTTCTCACCACGCCGCCCCACTTCCGACCGCAGCACTTCGAGTACGCGGTGGCTAAGGGAAAACACTGCTTCGTAGAGAAGCCGGTGGCGGTCGACGTTCCCGGGCTGATGCGGGTGGCGGCTGCTAGCGAGCAGGCAAAGTCTAAGGGGCTGGCGGTGGTTTCGGGTCTCTGCTGGCGGTACGACCCGGGCGTTCGAGCCACGATGGAGCAGATCCAGAACGGCGCGATCGGGGATATCATTGCGATTGAGTCCTCCTACAACGGCGGCGCTCTCTGGCACCGCGGCGACAAGTCGGACTGGAGCCGGATGGAGTACCAGATCCGTAACTGGCTCTACTACACCTGGCTAAGCGGCGACATCATCGGCGAGCAGGCGATCCACAGCCTCGACAAAACCGCGTGGCTGCTGGGCGACGCCAGCCCTGTGAAGGCCATGGGACTTGGCGGCCGGCAGCAGCGCGTGCAGTCGAAGTACGGAAACGTCTGGGACCACTTCAGTGTCTTCTACGAGTACCCCGCGGGCCAGAGCGTCTACTTCACGTGCCGCCAACAGGACGGCTGCTCGATGCATGTTGACGAACTGGTGCACGGGACCAAGGGCAAGGCCCAGATTCTTGCGCACCAGATCACCGGCGAGAACAAATGGAAGTACGATGGGCCGAAGCCGAGCATGTACCGCGTGGAGCATGAGGAGCTGTTCCGGTCTATCCGTGACGGCAAGCCGATCGACAACTCAGACTACATGATCAACAGCACCATGATTGGGATTATGGGGCGCGTGGCCGCGTACACCGGCAAGACGCTCAGCTGGGAGGACGCGATGTCGAGCAGCGAGCGGTTGGGCCCCGCGGAGTACGCTTGGACCGATGTGCCCGAGCCGAGTGTCGCCGTGCCGGGCGTCACCGCGTTTGCCTAA
- a CDS encoding sugar phosphate isomerase/epimerase family protein, whose product MNNSVSAADYPIGVFASIDAGFGVRLDVAHDLGTPTLHLHAPQQTTRSAETAAQFKKKAEELGMRVTVVFAGFDGESYADIPTVQQTVGLAPAATRAARLAELKEIIDFTVALGVDATGLHIGFVPHDSADPEYTAIVDAVREACDYAAERGVNIHLETGQEPAGVLVGFLETVGRQNLFVNFDPANMILYGCGEPIFALKEVGRYVRSVHCKDAKWSENPGETWGAETPLGEGDVDFAEFLKTLSDIGYRGPLTIEREIPQEPERQRSEIAHAITFIGGLLEGQHSAGEAPQ is encoded by the coding sequence ATGAACAACAGCGTTTCCGCAGCGGATTACCCTATTGGCGTGTTCGCAAGCATCGATGCAGGGTTTGGCGTCCGGCTAGACGTAGCACACGATCTGGGCACGCCAACGCTGCACCTGCACGCGCCTCAACAGACGACACGCTCCGCGGAGACCGCCGCCCAGTTCAAAAAGAAGGCCGAAGAGCTGGGCATGCGTGTGACGGTGGTGTTCGCGGGCTTCGACGGAGAAAGCTACGCCGACATTCCGACGGTGCAGCAGACAGTCGGGCTGGCGCCCGCCGCGACCCGCGCCGCGCGGCTTGCGGAACTCAAGGAGATCATCGACTTCACCGTCGCGTTGGGCGTCGATGCAACTGGTCTGCACATTGGTTTCGTTCCCCACGACTCTGCCGATCCCGAGTACACCGCTATCGTCGACGCCGTCCGCGAGGCGTGTGACTACGCGGCCGAGCGCGGCGTGAACATACACCTCGAGACCGGCCAGGAACCCGCGGGCGTGCTGGTGGGTTTCTTAGAGACAGTCGGCCGACAGAACCTGTTTGTCAACTTTGACCCCGCCAACATGATCCTGTACGGGTGCGGCGAGCCGATTTTCGCCCTTAAGGAGGTTGGCAGGTACGTGCGGAGCGTGCACTGCAAGGACGCCAAGTGGTCGGAGAACCCGGGGGAGACTTGGGGCGCCGAAACGCCCCTGGGCGAAGGCGATGTCGATTTCGCTGAGTTTCTGAAGACCCTCAGTGATATCGGCTACCGCGGGCCGTTGACCATCGAACGCGAGATACCTCAGGAGCCCGAACGCCAGCGGTCGGAGATTGCACACGCGATCACCTTCATCGGCGGGCTGCTGGAGGGACAACACTCTGCTGGCGAGGCCCCGCAGTGA
- the nagB gene encoding glucosamine-6-phosphate deaminase — protein sequence MTPQLIEEIERIPCRVFRQASDASRSVAEQIAAMIRGRAAEGRTCVLGLATGSTPTGVYDELIRLHREDGLSFQNVITFNLDEYYPMQPEELQSYVRFMKEHLFDHVDIKPENAHVPDGTLSEEEVADYCRRYEGKIAEAGGIDLQLLGIGRTGHIGFNEPGSGKNSRTRMITLDRVTRRDAASDFFGEDNVPRRAITMGVGTILDARQVVLMAWGEGKAPIVAEAVEGDISTIVAASFLQEHPNAQVVLDQAAAEQLTRCLEPWSVGPVNWDDAMVRKAIIWLARKLEKPLLKLTAEDYNEEGLQDLLATCGSAYDLNLRVFRSLQATITGWPGGKPERRKQPGDRTRPGDHLFPKRVLIFSPHPDDDVISMGGTLIRLVDQGHDVHVAYQTSGNIAVFDDDAQRFADFVSEFNRHFNIDVDRTAELESQIDGFLKHKQPGQVDAEAVQFIKGVIRRTEARAATRCCGVSDENLHFMDMPFYETGRVRKKPLGEEDVRITVELLRSVQPHQVYVAGDLSDPHGTHRVCLSAVLQACGEVSQDDWYADMQVWLYRGAWQEWGPEQIEMAVPISPEELLRKRVAIFKHESQKDKALFPGADPREFWQRAEDRNRATARLYDQLGLAEYEAIEGFVEWKGDTSLV from the coding sequence ATGACCCCGCAGCTGATCGAAGAGATTGAACGCATCCCGTGTCGCGTGTTCCGCCAGGCGTCCGACGCCAGTCGCTCGGTGGCGGAGCAGATTGCCGCCATGATCCGTGGCCGCGCCGCCGAGGGACGCACCTGTGTGCTGGGGCTCGCGACCGGCAGCACGCCAACCGGCGTGTATGACGAACTGATCCGGCTGCACCGGGAAGACGGGCTCAGCTTCCAGAATGTCATCACCTTCAACCTGGACGAGTACTATCCAATGCAGCCAGAGGAGCTGCAGAGCTACGTCCGGTTTATGAAGGAGCACCTGTTCGACCACGTCGACATTAAACCCGAGAACGCGCACGTCCCCGACGGCACGCTCTCCGAGGAAGAGGTCGCCGACTACTGCCGCCGTTACGAAGGCAAGATCGCCGAGGCCGGCGGGATTGACCTGCAGCTGCTGGGCATCGGTCGCACCGGACATATCGGGTTCAATGAGCCCGGTTCCGGCAAGAACAGCCGGACCCGCATGATCACTCTCGACCGTGTCACGCGCCGTGACGCCGCGAGCGACTTCTTCGGTGAAGACAACGTCCCGCGACGTGCGATCACGATGGGCGTGGGGACCATCCTCGACGCGCGGCAGGTCGTACTGATGGCGTGGGGCGAGGGAAAAGCGCCGATCGTCGCCGAGGCCGTCGAGGGAGATATTTCGACCATCGTGGCGGCGAGCTTCCTGCAGGAACACCCCAACGCGCAGGTCGTGCTTGACCAGGCGGCCGCGGAGCAGCTCACCCGCTGCCTAGAACCGTGGTCGGTCGGCCCGGTCAACTGGGACGACGCGATGGTCCGCAAGGCGATCATTTGGCTCGCCCGGAAGCTCGAGAAGCCGCTCCTGAAGCTTACGGCGGAAGACTACAACGAAGAGGGGCTGCAGGACCTGCTCGCTACTTGTGGTTCCGCCTACGACCTCAACCTCCGCGTGTTCCGATCGCTGCAAGCCACCATCACCGGCTGGCCGGGCGGAAAGCCGGAACGCCGCAAGCAGCCCGGTGACCGGACCCGGCCCGGTGACCACCTGTTCCCGAAACGCGTCCTGATCTTCTCCCCGCACCCGGACGACGATGTCATCAGCATGGGCGGCACCCTGATCCGTCTTGTGGACCAGGGGCACGATGTGCACGTGGCCTATCAGACATCCGGCAATATTGCTGTCTTCGACGACGACGCGCAGCGGTTCGCCGACTTTGTCAGCGAGTTTAATCGCCACTTCAACATCGACGTCGACCGGACAGCCGAGCTCGAGTCGCAGATCGACGGCTTCTTGAAGCACAAGCAGCCAGGTCAGGTCGACGCGGAGGCGGTCCAGTTCATCAAGGGCGTCATCCGCCGCACCGAGGCCCGTGCCGCAACCCGTTGCTGCGGGGTGTCGGACGAGAACCTCCACTTCATGGACATGCCGTTCTATGAAACCGGTCGCGTCCGCAAGAAGCCGCTCGGCGAGGAGGACGTCCGGATTACCGTTGAACTGCTCCGCAGCGTGCAGCCGCACCAGGTGTACGTCGCCGGCGACCTGTCGGACCCGCACGGCACCCACCGCGTCTGCCTGTCGGCCGTGCTGCAGGCGTGCGGCGAGGTCTCGCAGGACGACTGGTACGCGGACATGCAGGTTTGGTTGTACCGCGGGGCGTGGCAGGAGTGGGGGCCGGAGCAGATTGAGATGGCGGTTCCGATCAGCCCCGAAGAGCTGCTGCGTAAGCGGGTGGCGATCTTCAAGCACGAGTCGCAGAAGGACAAGGCGCTGTTCCCCGGCGCCGACCCACGGGAATTCTGGCAACGCGCCGAAGACCGCAACCGCGCAACCGCGCGGCTTTACGACCAGCTTGGGTTGGCCGAGTACGAAGCGATCGAAGGCTTCGTCGAGTGGAAGGGCGACACCAGCTTGGTCTAG
- a CDS encoding formylglycine-generating enzyme family protein encodes MKTRVLSDAGTGVCMLALFASAMMAGRLAADDHESYQQTIPGTSVQFEMVAISSGKVLLGSPEGESGRSNDEGPRREVAIRPFWMGAREVTWAEYRNFMALCGVFERFDDLGVRPVTDANRVDAVTAPSRLYEPSFTFTAGEDPDLPAVSMKQFAAKQYTKWLSLITGEFYRLPTEAEWEYACRAGTDSAYSYGDDPSRLDEYAWHDGNADDVTHRVGLKKSNPWGLYDMHGNAGEWVLDAYAEEGYSQLAKSPLGFTPATKTYPRVLRGGSCLMSPEACRSAARRATDDEELSAYDPNTPKSPWWYASDESQDIGFRVVRPVDPPPRDAWAKFWDADVPRIQKIADFRIDKEGRGERGLVDKDLPQAIAELNDASPTQ; translated from the coding sequence ATGAAGACTCGTGTCCTGTCTGACGCTGGGACCGGCGTTTGCATGCTAGCTTTGTTCGCCAGTGCAATGATGGCGGGCAGGCTGGCTGCCGATGATCATGAGAGCTACCAGCAGACCATCCCGGGCACGTCCGTCCAGTTCGAGATGGTGGCCATCTCAAGCGGCAAGGTGCTGCTAGGAAGCCCTGAAGGAGAGTCGGGCCGATCGAACGACGAGGGGCCCAGGCGCGAGGTTGCGATCCGGCCCTTCTGGATGGGCGCTCGCGAGGTGACCTGGGCCGAGTACCGGAACTTCATGGCGTTGTGCGGCGTGTTCGAGCGGTTCGATGACCTGGGCGTCCGTCCCGTGACCGACGCCAACCGAGTGGACGCCGTCACTGCGCCATCCCGACTGTACGAGCCCAGTTTCACGTTCACCGCCGGGGAGGATCCGGACCTCCCCGCCGTATCCATGAAGCAGTTCGCGGCCAAGCAGTACACAAAGTGGCTGAGTCTGATCACGGGCGAGTTCTACCGCCTGCCAACCGAAGCGGAATGGGAGTACGCCTGTCGCGCCGGGACCGACTCGGCCTATTCGTACGGAGACGACCCCTCGCGCCTAGACGAGTATGCCTGGCACGACGGCAATGCCGACGATGTTACGCACCGGGTCGGACTCAAGAAGTCAAATCCCTGGGGCCTTTACGACATGCACGGCAATGCCGGCGAGTGGGTCCTAGACGCGTATGCTGAGGAAGGATATTCACAACTGGCCAAGTCGCCGCTCGGGTTCACGCCTGCCACCAAGACCTACCCACGAGTCCTCCGCGGTGGGTCGTGCCTGATGAGCCCGGAGGCTTGCCGCAGCGCGGCCAGACGCGCTACGGACGATGAGGAACTTTCGGCGTACGACCCGAATACCCCCAAGAGCCCGTGGTGGTACGCGAGCGACGAGTCGCAAGACATTGGGTTTCGGGTAGTTAGGCCCGTTGACCCTCCCCCCCGCGACGCCTGGGCGAAGTTCTGGGACGCCGATGTGCCGCGGATCCAGAAGATCGCCGACTTCCGTATCGACAAAGAAGGGCGTGGCGAGCGGGGCCTCGTCGACAAGGATCTGCCGCAAGCGATTGCCGAACTGAACGACGCGTCGCCTACGCAGTAG
- the hpt gene encoding hypoxanthine phosphoribosyltransferase, producing MKTLLTREELNQGVARMAAEIAECYADRQLTIISVLTGSMVLVADLIREIDLPMRLGVIEASSYRGATTTRGELVVNAKPMLDISGRDVLLVDDIFDTGHTLVKVVEKMQEFNPASVRSAVLLRKHGRQEVQAEPDFVAFDIPDEFVVGYGLDYEDLYRNLPYLAALEEQDLDHHKTLTAAHKS from the coding sequence ATGAAGACCCTTCTCACTCGTGAAGAACTTAATCAGGGCGTCGCGCGTATGGCGGCCGAGATCGCCGAGTGCTACGCCGACCGGCAGCTCACGATCATCAGTGTGCTGACCGGCAGCATGGTCCTGGTGGCGGACCTGATCCGTGAGATCGATCTGCCGATGCGGCTCGGCGTCATCGAGGCCAGCAGCTACCGTGGCGCCACCACCACCCGCGGCGAGCTGGTGGTAAACGCCAAGCCGATGCTCGACATCTCAGGACGCGACGTGCTGCTCGTTGACGACATCTTCGACACCGGCCACACGCTTGTGAAGGTGGTCGAGAAGATGCAGGAGTTCAACCCGGCTAGCGTCCGCTCGGCCGTGCTGCTCCGCAAGCACGGACGCCAGGAAGTGCAGGCAGAGCCCGACTTTGTCGCGTTCGACATTCCCGACGAGTTTGTCGTCGGGTACGGGCTGGATTACGAGGACCTTTATCGGAACCTCCCCTACCTCGCTGCGTTGGAAGAGCAAGACCTCGACCACCACAAGACCCTAACTGCCGCTCACAAGAGCTAA
- a CDS encoding sigma-70 family RNA polymerase sigma factor, with product MLIARHERRIRGFIATMLPFDRGAVDDLIQTTYLVAWRKLPEFRFEGETPDEEAVRWIIAIARFETFNHLRSRKKVLHAEFDEELLVQVADEQASDWESFEARWRAFAGCVKKLEPFQQEVIRMRFGAGMSHKEIGERLGKLPNTIAARLSRIRRSLELCIGTSLESEGY from the coding sequence TTGTTGATTGCGCGACACGAGCGGCGGATTCGTGGGTTCATCGCCACGATGCTGCCGTTCGATCGGGGGGCGGTTGATGATCTGATTCAGACGACCTACCTGGTGGCGTGGCGAAAGCTCCCCGAGTTTCGTTTCGAGGGGGAAACACCGGACGAGGAGGCCGTCCGCTGGATCATTGCGATCGCACGGTTCGAGACCTTCAACCACTTGCGGTCTCGCAAGAAAGTGCTGCACGCAGAATTCGACGAGGAGTTGCTCGTCCAGGTCGCTGACGAGCAAGCCAGTGACTGGGAGAGCTTTGAAGCCCGCTGGAGGGCGTTCGCGGGCTGCGTGAAGAAGCTCGAGCCGTTTCAGCAAGAGGTAATCCGAATGCGTTTCGGGGCCGGTATGTCGCACAAGGAGATCGGGGAGCGGCTTGGCAAGCTCCCGAACACGATTGCGGCGAGGCTGTCGAGAATCCGGCGGTCCCTCGAACTATGCATTGGAACTTCGCTGGAAAGCGAGGGGTACTGA
- a CDS encoding NupC/NupG family nucleoside CNT transporter, translating to MERYIGLLGLVVMILLAWLMSSYKSRFPWRVVLMGLGLQLAFALLILKAPGGQYIFQQLGEFFNQLLAFVDEGSMLMFGVNPNDADEGMPPRVVLLRTFAFGVLPTIIFFSSLMSVLYHLGIMQLVVGALAWVMRRTLGTSGAETLSAAANIFVGQTEAPLVIRPYVAQMTLSELMVVMVGGFATIAGGVFAIYVKFGIDAGHLLTASVISAPAALLIAKVMQPEVDQPETANAAAAGMERSTGNVLEAAAEGASAGMKLALNVAAMLIAFVALVAMLNSLVGWVGGFAGYTGDAAWTLQKGFGYLFAPLAWLMGIEWGDCLTSGAMLGEKMVLNEFYAYLTLSDAIANEQITSRSATILTYALCGFANFGSIGIQLGGIGGIAPERRGDLAKLALRAMLGGTLAAFMTACIASLLL from the coding sequence ATGGAGCGATACATTGGACTGCTGGGCCTGGTAGTGATGATCTTGCTGGCCTGGCTGATGAGCTCGTACAAATCGCGGTTCCCGTGGCGGGTCGTGTTGATGGGACTGGGGTTGCAGCTCGCGTTCGCCCTGCTGATCTTGAAGGCCCCCGGGGGGCAGTACATTTTTCAGCAGCTTGGAGAGTTCTTCAATCAACTGCTCGCCTTCGTCGACGAAGGGTCGATGCTGATGTTTGGCGTCAACCCAAACGACGCCGACGAGGGTATGCCGCCCCGGGTGGTGCTACTGCGGACGTTCGCCTTCGGTGTGCTCCCCACCATCATCTTCTTCTCATCGCTGATGTCGGTGCTGTACCACCTGGGGATTATGCAGCTGGTGGTTGGGGCACTGGCGTGGGTGATGCGAAGGACGCTCGGCACCTCCGGTGCTGAAACCCTTTCGGCCGCCGCGAACATCTTTGTCGGACAGACCGAGGCGCCGCTGGTCATCCGGCCATACGTCGCGCAGATGACCCTCTCAGAACTCATGGTCGTGATGGTAGGTGGTTTCGCGACGATCGCGGGTGGCGTGTTCGCCATCTACGTCAAGTTTGGCATCGATGCCGGGCACCTGCTGACCGCGTCGGTCATTTCGGCGCCGGCGGCCTTGCTAATTGCCAAGGTGATGCAGCCTGAGGTCGATCAGCCCGAAACGGCCAACGCGGCCGCGGCGGGGATGGAGCGGTCGACCGGCAACGTCCTCGAGGCGGCCGCCGAAGGGGCGTCGGCCGGTATGAAGCTCGCCCTCAACGTCGCCGCGATGCTGATCGCTTTCGTCGCGTTGGTTGCGATGCTGAACTCGCTGGTTGGCTGGGTCGGCGGCTTCGCGGGGTACACCGGCGACGCGGCGTGGACGCTACAGAAAGGGTTCGGGTACCTGTTCGCCCCGCTCGCGTGGCTGATGGGGATCGAGTGGGGCGATTGCCTGACCTCCGGGGCGATGCTGGGGGAAAAGATGGTCCTCAACGAATTCTACGCCTACCTCACACTGAGCGACGCCATCGCCAACGAGCAGATCACCAGCCGCTCGGCAACGATCCTGACCTACGCACTGTGCGGATTTGCGAACTTTGGCTCAATTGGGATACAGCTCGGCGGGATAGGCGGGATTGCACCCGAACGCAGGGGCGACTTGGCGAAACTGGCCCTGCGCGCCATGCTGGGGGGCACCCTGGCGGCATTCATGACCGCCTGCATCGCGTCGCTGCTGCTCTGA